The following DNA comes from Watersipora subatra chromosome 8, tzWatSuba1.1, whole genome shotgun sequence.
TTCCAAATGCTATTGGCCTAGGTAGAGACAAGTTCAAGCGCATCTTGAGATACCTACATCTAAATGACAATGAAAATTATGCCAGACGTGGTGATTCTAACCATGACCCTTTGTATAAAATCAAATCGTTCTATGACCACTTGATACCCAAGTTCGGTTCTTTGTACAAGCCTGGTGCAAGTATCACCGTTGATGAAGCTATTTGTCCTTTCCATGGTAGGGTGCATTTCAGAGTTTATATGAAGAATAAGCCTAACAAGTATGGCTTGAGAGTAGAGTGTGTATGTGAATCCACTAGTGGCATTGTCTGCAACATGGAGGTGTACACAGCTACTGGCGATAACACGGTAGAAGCGCTGCTGACACGTGTCTTGGGTCCATTTTCCATCAAGGGTCATAGAGTGTTCATGGATAGGCGTTACAGTTCATCTGTAATATTCAAGAAGTTACGGGAGATGGATTTTTATCCTGTTGGTACAGTAAATAAAAATCGTAAACACCTTCCAATagaattcaaaaataaaaagctcaaaaagggTGAACGCATCACCAAGCAGTGTGGAGACATACTGGCTACTATGTGGAAAGATGTTCGAGATGTATACACATTGTCAACTGTAGATGAAGATGCCATGATCAATACTAACACTCAAGGGCCTCGGTATGGCAATCATGAGACTTTAAAGCCAGCATCAGTAGTCACATATAATAAGAACAAGGCAGGTGTAGACAAGCACGATCAGATGGCATCTTATTATCCTTTCATACGCAGGCAGATGAAATGATGGAAAAAGCTGTTCTTCTTATCAACTGCTACAAAATGCACCGGATTTCTAATCCTGGGTGTAAGTTAGCTTTTTCTAGCTACCTGTGTTCTCTTGCCAACGAGTTGTCTACACAAGTTGAATATGTGACAACACCATCAGCGGCTCAGTTACCAGTGAGGAACAGACCTGGTGATCACTTTCCTATCCGCATACCGCCTACAGAACATAAGCAGTTGCCTACACTTCGTTGTGCACACTGTTCATCTAAGGCGGGTCCTGATGGGAAGAAGCCAAGAAAAGAAACTTCTTGGTTATGTAAAGAGTGTTCCATGGCTCTGTGTGTAGCTTGCTTTCATCCATACCATCGCCCTAACAGCCGTTTTACAcaataatattttcatcttTTATGATCTATGTTTTTACCATCTATGTTCTTTATGTATTCTATAATCTTCCATGTTATTGTAAATTGTGTTAATACTTTTGCTAAAGGTGGTGATTATGACAGTAACTATAGCTTGCGttctacagtatatataataaagtatacaGCTAAATTTATACTGAATTCATTCTGCTAGCATATAAATTACGCACTAGTTTCATGTGCAAATTAGGACTTGAGTTATACAGACTGTGTGCCTTAGACTTCTTTATCAGAGGTATAACCTTTGGTACCAATGGAAAGAGGAGGcttttggctttcaaatgatatatagaaCATAGTAGTGAAAGCAAAAAAGATGATTGTGCTGGTAATGCAAAGTAGAGCAAAGCGCTTAGCTGACTGAGACGTGTTATGTAATAGCCAGGCAGCCTTGGAAGTGTTAATAAagctattacataattataatcttgAAGCTCATCATCGCTCTCTATCTGAATACCATCTTCAATCCCCTCGATCGTTTAATTGCTGCAGTCTACCCAGCTGTAGTGTATCAGGGTCATAAGTATGCCACCTGAATCATACtgtcaacaattgcaataatgtggCAATATGTTTGTTTCTCGGTGCTGTTGTCTTTGCACCTGAAATCGTCACTATGGTGAATCATTGATGacttgcatacacatatatattgcttgtaatgtaaaaataaaacagtcttgAATTAGCCAGCCACCAGAAGTCTTGATACACTAAATTGGCGACGAGGATGCCAGATAATAAAGCCATGGCTAATTTGCCAGAATTTGACAACTCTACGAGTGTTGAGTCATATTTGGAGCGGTTGGAGATATATTTTGCTGTGAACAAGGTTACGGGAGACTCTCGTCAGCACATGCTGCTCATGGgcttgaaaggctatcaatacGATACAATACGAGATCTGGCAGCCCCACAGAAGCCTAAGGATTTGACATACAGTGGCCTAGTTGACCTTGTATGCAAGCACTTTGGTACGTCAAAGCACTGGCTGGTGGAACGACTTTCATTCAGAGAGATGAGACAGAATTCGGGTGAGAATCTCAATGAATATGTCAGCCGCTTGAAAAGGACAGCTCGCCAATGTGAGTTTGCCAGTAGTCTGGACGTCAACCTAGTGGAACAATTTCTACGTGGCATGCGGGACACAATGCTGAGGTCAAAGCTGATCGCACTTGAGGAATCAAAGCTAACTGATATTACTGTGTTATTGCAAGAAGCAAATGCCAAGGTCGCTATAGAGCAGATTACACTTCCAGATGTGAAATCTGAAATGAATGCAGTCAAGAGGAATTGTTTCAGCAAGGACAAGCAATCTGTGGTGATTGTGGTTTAGAGCAACGGATTAACCACAAGTGCCCAGCAAAAGGGCGCACATGTTTTAAATGTGGGGGCAACGGTCATTTAGCAAAAGCCCCTGCCTGCCCAAAGAATAACATCAGAGCTGTTGAGAAGGCACAGAAATTATTTGACTACGAGGACGACGATTCCCTGTTTTAAGTCAGTCAGCTTAGCCAGTAAATCTACTAGTCAGTTAGCCAGTCAGCAATGTTTGCTCAATTTTGAAATGTGACGTTATTCAGCCATTCACTGTGTGTGATGTCTCTC
Coding sequences within:
- the LOC137402422 gene encoding piggyBac transposable element-derived protein 4-like, with the protein product MAATRKTSRRSMEDIFQEIINDSGSEVESDSDSDEESDENADPVIPTVSATGDGVSLVSTRRGRGRGFHAHGRSHGTRSNARRGVRSTRGWAGRAAAEFVWVNPSPRHLDRFDGSTSGLNTSELAPGCSIMNSFRAIYDRTFFQLLKGEINRYANQTLTDTDRKIWKPITFDDLHQFFAMVIHMCLVHKPTIDDYFSTNAVMHSTFPNAIGLGRDKFKRILRYLHLNDNENYARRGDSNHDPLYKIKSFYDHLIPKFGSLYKPGASITVDEAICPFHGRVHFRVYMKNKPNKYGLRVECVCESTSGIVCNMEVYTATGDNTVEALLTRVLGPFSIKGHRVFMDRRYSSSVIFKKLREMDFYPVGTVNKNRKHLPIEFKNKKLKKGERITKQCGDILATMWKDVRDVYTLSTVDEDAMINTNTQGPRYGNHETLKPASVVTYNKNKAGVDKHDQMASYYPFIRRQMK
- the LOC137402423 gene encoding uncharacterized protein — encoded protein: MPDNKAMANLPEFDNSTSVESYLERLEIYFAVNKVTGDSRQHMLLMGLKGYQYDTIRDLAAPQKPKDLTYSGLVDLVCKHFGTSKHWLVERLSFREMRQNSGENLNEYVSRLKRTARQCEFASSLDVNLVEQFLRGMRDTMLRSKLIALEESKLTDITVLLQEANAKVAIEQITLPDVKSEMNAVKRNCFSKDKQSVVIVV